A single window of Caldalkalibacillus uzonensis DNA harbors:
- a CDS encoding sigma 54-interacting transcriptional regulator, with translation MKRLNPKIVIAGWPHLANLARSVISAMDIPDWVDIEISELPLQAIADTNQSLEILESVLEPYNILISGDRSAISFSKQLDNLVIPVKVTGFDFLQTIQDIDTDEIIVLNFHENIPEIDNTAHLLKTKVRQETYQSYLEATEKLKSLQQAGVPCVVGGSWICNEAENYGLRGYFYYSERAMREALSYALNTLEAYRKEMEQSLFFKTIVDFNSSGVIATDQNLKVTVCSPSAEQLLGMSKKEMIGQTLTDLFPQLSVEAQELSGQQSINRIINQNSKKIEAEIVPITMEDSERFGVIAILDDIADLQKKELQIRKKLNQKRLVAHYSFADIIGSSTPLKNTLTTAQKYSQSHSAILIQGESGTGKELFAQGIHNASDRRNQAFVAVNCAALPESLLNSELFGYEEGAFTGAKKGGKPGLFELAHKGTIFLDEISELPLPLQSRLLRVIQEKEVMRIGGDQNIPVDVRIITAANKDLLECVQKGTFREDLYYRIGVLVLHVPPLRERLDDIPLLLTHFLKRHGAEYLDQYVQNEEMMALLYAHDWPGNIRELENVLERFIVFCDGEQLDQQTAVEKMRQALYPTRAKSSIEAETLPLENKLKSLEKDYIRHVLNLCQGNKELAAKRLGISRTTLWRKLQAE, from the coding sequence ATGAAAAGATTAAATCCAAAAATCGTCATTGCCGGATGGCCGCATTTAGCCAATTTAGCCCGCTCTGTCATAAGTGCCATGGACATTCCGGATTGGGTGGATATAGAAATTTCAGAGTTGCCTTTACAGGCTATTGCTGACACCAATCAATCTCTGGAAATTTTAGAATCGGTGTTGGAGCCCTACAATATTTTAATCAGCGGGGACCGCAGTGCCATCTCCTTTAGCAAGCAGTTAGACAATTTGGTCATCCCCGTCAAGGTCACAGGTTTTGATTTTTTACAAACCATTCAAGACATTGATACCGATGAAATTATTGTGCTTAATTTTCACGAGAACATTCCAGAAATTGATAACACAGCCCATCTGCTTAAAACGAAGGTGCGCCAAGAAACCTATCAGTCTTATTTGGAGGCCACAGAGAAGCTTAAAAGTTTACAACAAGCAGGAGTGCCCTGCGTGGTAGGAGGAAGTTGGATCTGTAATGAGGCGGAAAATTATGGTCTAAGGGGCTATTTTTATTACTCTGAGCGGGCGATGAGAGAAGCGTTAAGCTATGCCTTAAACACCTTGGAAGCCTACCGCAAGGAGATGGAACAATCGCTGTTCTTTAAAACCATTGTTGATTTTAATTCAAGCGGTGTAATCGCCACAGACCAAAATCTGAAGGTGACGGTCTGCAGCCCGTCTGCCGAACAACTGCTGGGGATGAGCAAAAAAGAGATGATCGGACAGACTTTGACAGATCTGTTTCCCCAATTATCTGTTGAAGCTCAAGAATTGTCCGGACAACAGTCCATCAACCGTATCATTAATCAGAACAGCAAAAAAATCGAAGCCGAAATCGTGCCCATCACCATGGAAGACAGCGAGCGGTTCGGTGTTATTGCCATTTTGGACGACATTGCCGACCTGCAAAAGAAAGAGCTTCAAATCCGCAAAAAATTAAACCAGAAGCGCCTGGTCGCCCATTATTCTTTCGCTGATATTATCGGTTCAAGCACACCTCTGAAAAACACATTGACTACGGCCCAGAAATACAGTCAGTCCCATTCAGCCATCTTAATCCAAGGGGAATCAGGTACAGGGAAGGAACTGTTTGCCCAGGGGATTCATAATGCCAGCGATCGACGCAACCAGGCTTTTGTCGCCGTCAACTGTGCCGCGCTGCCGGAAAGCTTATTAAACAGTGAACTGTTTGGCTACGAGGAAGGGGCCTTCACCGGGGCCAAAAAGGGCGGTAAACCGGGTCTGTTCGAACTGGCCCATAAAGGAACCATCTTTTTGGATGAGATCAGTGAACTCCCCCTCCCTCTGCAATCGAGACTGTTAAGAGTGATTCAGGAAAAAGAGGTGATGCGCATCGGGGGTGATCAAAATATTCCTGTCGATGTACGCATCATTACCGCGGCCAACAAAGATCTGTTAGAGTGTGTCCAAAAGGGGACATTCAGGGAGGACCTCTACTATCGGATCGGTGTCTTAGTCTTGCATGTGCCCCCGTTGCGGGAAAGGCTCGATGATATTCCGCTGTTGTTGACCCATTTCCTGAAGCGGCATGGGGCTGAGTACTTGGATCAGTACGTGCAGAACGAAGAGATGATGGCCCTGTTATATGCTCATGATTGGCCTGGCAATATCCGTGAATTGGAAAATGTGTTAGAACGTTTTATCGTCTTTTGTGATGGTGAACAACTGGATCAACAGACCGCGGTGGAGAAGATGCGCCAAGCCCTTTACCCGACCCGGGCCAAGAGCTCGATTGAGGCGGAAACTCTGCCGTTGGAGAATAAGCTTAAAAGTTTGGAGAAAGATTATATTCGACATGTGCTAAACTTGTGTCAGGGTAATAAAGAACTAGCAGCCAAGCGGCTGGGGATCAGCCGCACCACTTTATGGAGAAAACTGCAGGCCGAATAA
- a CDS encoding enoyl-CoA hydratase-related protein gives MATEHLFLEKQGHVATLYLNRPEKKNALTYEMWAAIPGFIEEVEADDEIKVLIIRGVNGEAFAAGADISEFETLRSTPEGAMKYNEKVLAAEAALYNCSKPIIAMIQKYCIGGGCEIAAACDLRFTSENGIFGITPAKLGLIYDLSATKNVVDLIGPSRAKDILFSGRFLDAQEAFAYGLVDHVYPDEEIVEKTYAYAEMVASRAQKTVKGAKKIIREILNGATEETEEIKQMILDSFVSSDYKEGVRAFLEKRQPQFKEV, from the coding sequence ATGGCAACAGAGCACCTGTTTTTAGAAAAGCAAGGACATGTGGCTACATTGTATTTAAATCGTCCGGAGAAAAAAAACGCCCTCACCTATGAAATGTGGGCAGCCATTCCCGGGTTCATTGAGGAAGTAGAAGCCGATGATGAGATTAAAGTTTTAATCATACGCGGGGTTAATGGGGAAGCTTTTGCTGCGGGGGCAGATATCAGTGAGTTTGAAACCTTACGCTCCACCCCTGAAGGCGCCATGAAATATAACGAAAAAGTTTTGGCTGCAGAGGCCGCCTTATACAACTGTTCTAAACCAATCATTGCCATGATTCAGAAATATTGTATCGGCGGGGGTTGTGAAATTGCGGCAGCATGTGATTTAAGATTTACTTCTGAAAATGGAATCTTTGGCATTACACCGGCGAAACTAGGTTTAATCTATGATTTATCTGCCACTAAAAATGTGGTCGATCTGATTGGCCCTTCCCGTGCCAAAGATATTCTCTTTTCCGGCCGATTCTTAGATGCCCAAGAAGCTTTTGCCTATGGGCTTGTCGATCATGTCTATCCCGATGAGGAGATCGTGGAAAAAACATATGCTTATGCCGAAATGGTGGCCAGCCGGGCTCAAAAAACAGTGAAAGGGGCCAAAAAAATTATCCGCGAGATACTGAATGGGGCCACGGAAGAGACGGAAGAGATCAAGCAGATGATTTTGGATTCGTTTGTTTCCAGTGATTATAAAGAGGGTGTACGGGCCTTTTTGGAGAAAAGACAACCGCAATTTAAAGAAGTTTAA
- a CDS encoding CaiB/BaiF CoA transferase family protein, translated as MGALSKMKVIDLTQVLSGPYCTMVLGDMGAEVIKVEKYPHGDDTRQMGPFIEGESACYMMVNRNKKGMRVNLKHEKGKQILYRLVESADVLVENFRPGVAAKLGIDYETLKEINPGLIYCSISGYGQTGPYRNKGGFDIMAQGLSGIMSMTGEQGGEPVKVGIAIHDIAAAMTALYHILVAYIHKLNIGEGQYIDISLVDSGLAWTVWEAAAYFGAGEIPRPNGTRHRVSAPYQGFRTQDGSVLVGAANQKLWEKFCLNVVGKPEWITDPRFREGVDRQANVDTLAQLIQEIFITKPSQYWLDKMEAEGIPCGPILSYDQALQNEHILARDMVQEVEHPVAGKVKTLGFPGKLSATPGHIYRPAPTLGQHSEEILQSLRFSAEEIKQLQEEDVI; from the coding sequence ATGGGCGCTTTAAGTAAAATGAAGGTGATTGACCTCACCCAGGTTTTATCAGGCCCATACTGTACCATGGTTCTTGGTGATATGGGGGCTGAAGTGATCAAGGTGGAAAAGTATCCCCACGGGGACGATACCCGTCAGATGGGTCCCTTTATCGAGGGGGAAAGTGCGTGTTACATGATGGTTAACCGCAATAAAAAAGGGATGCGGGTCAATCTTAAACATGAAAAAGGGAAACAGATTTTATACCGCTTAGTGGAATCGGCCGATGTCTTGGTGGAGAATTTTCGCCCCGGTGTGGCCGCTAAATTGGGGATTGATTATGAAACATTGAAGGAGATTAATCCGGGACTGATCTACTGTTCCATTTCGGGTTATGGTCAGACCGGTCCTTACCGCAATAAAGGCGGCTTTGATATTATGGCGCAGGGCTTGTCCGGGATTATGAGTATGACCGGGGAACAGGGAGGAGAACCGGTTAAAGTGGGCATTGCCATTCATGATATCGCTGCAGCGATGACTGCTTTGTATCATATTCTAGTTGCTTATATTCACAAATTAAATATAGGCGAGGGCCAATATATTGACATTTCTCTGGTGGATTCTGGTTTAGCTTGGACCGTGTGGGAAGCTGCGGCCTATTTTGGCGCAGGAGAAATACCGCGGCCCAATGGAACCAGGCACCGCGTTTCTGCTCCATACCAAGGTTTCCGTACTCAAGACGGTTCTGTTTTGGTGGGAGCAGCCAATCAGAAGTTGTGGGAGAAATTTTGTCTTAATGTGGTGGGAAAACCGGAGTGGATTACTGATCCTCGTTTTAGAGAGGGGGTGGATCGTCAAGCCAATGTAGATACATTGGCCCAGCTGATACAAGAGATTTTCATCACCAAACCTTCACAGTACTGGCTGGACAAAATGGAAGCGGAAGGTATACCCTGTGGTCCCATTCTCTCTTATGATCAAGCCTTGCAGAACGAGCATATTCTTGCCAGGGACATGGTTCAAGAGGTGGAGCATCCCGTGGCAGGGAAAGTGAAAACCTTAGGATTTCCTGGTAAATTATCGGCTACTCCGGGCCACATCTACCGTCCGGCACCAACGTTAGGCCAGCACAGTGAAGAGATTTTACAATCCCTTCGTTTTTCGGCAGAGGAAATCAAACAGCTACAGGAAGAGGATGTCATTTAA